The genomic segment CTGGGAGCGGCGGTTTTGCTCATGGTAATGACAATTTGTGGCGGCACGCCTTCGCGGCGGAATTTAATGGCGTTAGATAACAAGTTTAAAAACAACTGGTGAAGCTGTATTGGGTCGCCTTCAATGGTCGGTAATGGGTCAACCTGAATGCGGGCATTGGCGTCGCTGATGGTTATCTCCAGGTCATCCAGCACAGTCTCTATGAGTGGATTAAGTGCGACGTCTTCGAAATCCTTTCCTTTGGTCGTCACTCTGGATAAGGAGAGCAGATCGGTGATTAGTACCGACATCCGCTTGGCTGCGTTGTCCATTCTGGACAGGTAATCTTTACCTTTGTCATCCAGCAGCGCTTCGTAATTGGCCTTGATGCGATCAGAAAACGCGCGAATTTTTCGAAGTGGCTCCTGTAAGTCATGAGAAGCGATAAACGCAAAGTCTTCGAGCTCGCGATTGCTGCGGGTCAGTTCATCCGCGTAAAGCTCCAGTGCCTGAGTACGCTCTTTTACTTTGTCTTCGAGTTGCTCATTGTAGCGTTCCAGCTGCTCTTTTGAGCGACGCACACTGTGCAGGTGCTTAATTAAAAACACCAAAAACAGGGTGCTGATCAGGGTGCTTAATACTGTGAACCAGATCAGGTTGTCTTTTGCGGTTTCCCGTGCCTGCGTCAGGCGCGCCATCAGCAGATTTCTGATCTCGGTTTCTTCTGCCATGATGGTGGCGTACAGGGTGCGTAAGTCAATCCCGGTACTTCGCACATCGTCCAGCATCCTGTGTGGTTCAAGCTGCTCATTGTCCCTAGCCTGCGCTACACTAGCAGACAGTGATTCAAATTTAATCTGAGCATGCTGAATGTAACGTTCCAGGCGCCGCTGCTGAGGGGGGCTTTCCGAACGGATCGTCTGAGCCTTGCTCAGGCTATGTTCAAATTTTTTCAGTGCAATCTGATAAGGAGCCAGATCGCTTTCGCGCTGGGAAATGAGATAACCTCGTTGTCCGGATTCGGCATTCAGAATGTCAATGTGCAGCTGATCGACCCTAAGCATGACTTCGCCGGTATTTTGCAAACTTTGTTGAATTCGGGCGATTTCGTCGGTGTTTCTTAATCCCAAAGAGGCCACTAATATAACTCCAGCCAGGATCAGCAGCGGGATTAGCCACACCATATTCTGCATACGGCGGGAGTAATTAAATGCGCGCACTGTAGCTCCCGTCAATCTTGCGTCATCAAGGTTTGGAGCAATTCGCTACACGCCTTGCTGGCTTTAATGATATCGTCGGCTGATTGCTGAATCTCAGCTTCTGAACCTGGCTTCTGGCTTAGGATCTTAATCAATTCTGCGTGCATAGAAATATGGTTGAGTGGCTTTCTGGCATCATGAATGAGCGTTGCTATATCAGGCTTGTCTGTCATCTTTCCCCCTCGCTTTACTTTGTTTCTTCAGGTGTTGATTGCTCATACGCATTCAGGCGGTTGTACAGTGTTTTAGTGCTGATCCCCAGCATTTTTGCGGCCAGAGTTTTATTGCCATCGACCGACTCCAGAGTCTGGTAAATCAGTTTTCGCTCGACCTCTTCAATGGTTTCTCCGACTTTAACCGGCGCGGACAGGGTTGTGGCAGATGTGGCTGGTGCCTGAGATGGAGCTTGAACGTCAGGCTCCTGAGCACTCGCGAATGGTGAGCTGACAATCTCATCTATCATCAGTGTGGTTGTATCGGGATCTGCCATAATAAATGCGCGATGAATACAGTGTTTCAGCTCTCGAATATTGCCTGGCCAGCTGTGTGCAGCCAGTACAGCATGAGCCTGCTCGGTGAGTTGATATTGTGTTTTGTATTCTTCATTGAGCTGGTGGACAAAAAACTCACTCAGCAGCGGTATATCCTGAGGACGTGCCCGCAGCGGTGGGATTTCAATGGGGAAGACGGCAAGGCGAA from the Pseudoalteromonas sp. R3 genome contains:
- a CDS encoding sensor histidine kinase encodes the protein MRAFNYSRRMQNMVWLIPLLILAGVILVASLGLRNTDEIARIQQSLQNTGEVMLRVDQLHIDILNAESGQRGYLISQRESDLAPYQIALKKFEHSLSKAQTIRSESPPQQRRLERYIQHAQIKFESLSASVAQARDNEQLEPHRMLDDVRSTGIDLRTLYATIMAEETEIRNLLMARLTQARETAKDNLIWFTVLSTLISTLFLVFLIKHLHSVRRSKEQLERYNEQLEDKVKERTQALELYADELTRSNRELEDFAFIASHDLQEPLRKIRAFSDRIKANYEALLDDKGKDYLSRMDNAAKRMSVLITDLLSLSRVTTKGKDFEDVALNPLIETVLDDLEITISDANARIQVDPLPTIEGDPIQLHQLFLNLLSNAIKFRREGVPPQIVITMSKTAAPSKLLEDIECDWLEIDITDNGIGFAAEYNEKIFTPFQRLHTRKSYEGTGIGLAVCRRIVERHGGQISAHSIEGQGTTFRILIPDLASTLTLKDTADEQLINQTH
- a CDS encoding histidine kinase; translation: MTDKPDIATLIHDARKPLNHISMHAELIKILSQKPGSEAEIQQSADDIIKASKACSELLQTLMTQD